In one Deinococcus sp. QL22 genomic region, the following are encoded:
- the adh gene encoding aldehyde dehydrogenase encodes MTVQDKPQAFVQPNQPGSQVEFKARYENFIGGQWVPPTREQYFGNITPVTGKVFTQVARSTAEDIELALDAAHAARAAWGRTSVTERSNILLKIADRLEQNLVKLAIAETWENGKPVRETMAADLPLAIDHFRYFAGAIRAQEGGISQIDDDTVAYHFHEPLGVVGQIIPWNFPILMATWKLAPALAAGNCVILKPAEQTPVTILMVMELIADLLPPGVLNIVNGFGVEAGKPLASSSRIAKIAFTGETTTGRLIMQYASDNIIPVTLELGGKSPNIFFADVMNEDDDFFDKALEGFTMFALNQGEICTSPSRALIHESIYDRFMERAVARTQAIKQGNPLDPTTMLGAQASNDQLEKILSYLDIGRQEGAEVLTGGQRAKMDGDLAEGYYVEPTIFAGHNRMRVFQEEIFGPVLSVTTFKDDDDALALANDSLYGLGSGVWTRDINKAYRFGRGIQAGRVWTNCYHAYPAHAAFGGYKQSGIGRENHRMMLDHYQQTKNMLVSYSTSKLGFF; translated from the coding sequence ATGACGGTACAGGACAAACCGCAAGCGTTTGTGCAGCCCAACCAGCCCGGTAGTCAGGTGGAATTCAAGGCCCGCTATGAGAATTTCATTGGCGGCCAATGGGTTCCGCCCACGCGGGAGCAGTACTTCGGCAACATCACCCCGGTCACGGGCAAGGTGTTTACGCAGGTGGCCCGCTCCACGGCGGAAGACATCGAACTCGCGCTGGACGCCGCCCATGCCGCCCGCGCCGCGTGGGGCCGCACCAGTGTCACCGAGCGCAGCAACATCTTGCTGAAAATCGCTGACCGCCTGGAGCAAAACCTGGTGAAGCTGGCGATTGCCGAAACGTGGGAAAACGGCAAGCCCGTGCGCGAAACGATGGCCGCTGATCTGCCGCTGGCGATTGACCATTTCCGCTACTTTGCAGGCGCGATCCGTGCGCAGGAAGGCGGTATCAGCCAGATCGACGACGATACGGTGGCCTATCACTTCCACGAGCCGCTGGGTGTGGTCGGGCAAATTATCCCCTGGAATTTCCCGATTCTGATGGCGACCTGGAAGCTGGCCCCCGCGCTGGCCGCAGGCAACTGCGTGATCCTCAAGCCCGCCGAGCAGACGCCCGTAACCATTCTGATGGTGATGGAACTGATCGCCGATTTGCTGCCGCCCGGCGTACTGAACATCGTCAATGGGTTTGGCGTGGAAGCGGGCAAGCCTCTGGCGAGCAGTTCGCGCATCGCCAAAATTGCCTTTACCGGCGAGACCACCACGGGCCGCCTGATCATGCAGTACGCCTCGGACAACATCATTCCGGTCACGCTGGAACTGGGCGGCAAAAGTCCCAACATCTTCTTTGCCGACGTGATGAACGAGGACGACGATTTCTTTGACAAGGCGCTGGAAGGCTTCACGATGTTCGCGCTCAACCAGGGCGAAATCTGCACCTCTCCCAGTCGCGCCCTGATTCACGAATCCATCTACGACCGCTTTATGGAACGCGCCGTCGCCCGCACGCAGGCCATCAAGCAGGGCAATCCGCTTGATCCGACCACCATGCTGGGCGCACAGGCCAGCAACGACCAGCTGGAAAAAATCCTGTCTTACCTCGATATCGGGCGGCAGGAGGGCGCGGAAGTCCTGACGGGCGGCCAGCGCGCCAAGATGGACGGCGACCTCGCGGAAGGCTATTACGTGGAACCCACCATCTTCGCGGGCCACAACCGGATGCGCGTGTTCCAGGAAGAAATCTTTGGCCCGGTGCTGTCGGTCACGACCTTCAAGGACGACGACGACGCGTTGGCCCTTGCCAACGACAGCCTGTATGGCCTCGGCTCTGGCGTCTGGACACGCGACATCAACAAGGCCTACCGCTTTGGGCGGGGCATTCAGGCCGGACGGGTCTGGACAAACTGCTACCACGCCTATCCCGCACACGCAGCCTTTGGCGGCTACAAGCAGTCGGGCATCGGCCGCGAAAACCACCGCATGATGCTCGACCATTACCAGCAGACCAAAAATATGCTGGTCAGCTACAGCACGTCTAAACTCGGCTTCTTCTGA
- a CDS encoding FRG domain-containing protein: MSPPQSARAGPEPTEEIRVTSWTHLLDVLYADGWNSSLRRHRSPYVFRGSHNASFTLQTSLQRLGGDPAETERHLLRNFRKYAHQESVRGDTVWDWLALGQHHGLPTRLVDFTYSPLVALHFATRMPSQFTHDGAIWRVNPARVHGRLPTPLRDALADEGSQVFTVEMLQSVMSLRGTAASFSAAPLSELAALSDTPFLTFLEPPSLDARIIQQFALFALPSTPELQVEAWLEAQPHAALKITIPADLKWQIRDHLDQANITERTLFPGLAGLAHWLTLYYTTPPLPPESGGAQDLRQQEQNLREMEAENGPLDLSRSGS; this comes from the coding sequence ATGAGCCCGCCTCAATCTGCCCGCGCTGGCCCGGAACCTACCGAAGAAATTCGCGTAACCTCGTGGACGCACCTGCTGGACGTGCTGTACGCCGATGGCTGGAATAGTTCGCTACGGCGACACCGTTCGCCCTACGTGTTTCGTGGATCGCACAACGCCTCGTTTACCCTCCAGACGTCGTTGCAACGCCTGGGCGGCGACCCTGCCGAAACTGAACGCCACCTGCTGCGCAATTTCCGCAAATATGCCCATCAGGAAAGCGTGCGGGGCGATACGGTTTGGGACTGGCTGGCCTTGGGACAACATCACGGCCTGCCCACGCGCCTGGTAGACTTTACCTATTCTCCGCTGGTGGCACTGCATTTTGCCACCCGCATGCCCTCGCAATTTACCCACGACGGAGCCATCTGGCGGGTCAATCCGGCCCGCGTGCATGGGCGCTTGCCTACGCCTCTGCGCGACGCTTTGGCCGATGAAGGCTCACAGGTTTTTACGGTGGAGATGTTACAGAGCGTGATGTCGCTGAGAGGAACAGCCGCCAGTTTTAGCGCCGCGCCACTGTCGGAGTTGGCGGCCCTGTCGGACACTCCATTTCTCACCTTTTTAGAGCCACCTTCGCTGGATGCCCGAATTATTCAGCAGTTTGCCCTGTTTGCGCTGCCCAGTACGCCCGAACTTCAGGTGGAAGCATGGCTGGAAGCTCAGCCTCACGCTGCCCTCAAAATCACTATTCCCGCCGACCTGAAGTGGCAGATTCGGGATCATCTGGATCAGGCCAATATTACCGAGCGCACCCTGTTTCCGGGGTTGGCGGGACTGGCGCACTGGCTGACGCTGTACTACACGACGCCGCCCCTGCCGCCTGAATCTGGGGGCGCACAGGATTTAAGGCAGCAAGAACAGAACTTGCGCGAGATGGAGGCGGAGAATGGGCCGTTGGATTTGAGCAGGAGCGGGAGTTAG
- a CDS encoding cyanophycinase, whose protein sequence is MTESDKNASGTLIIIGGHEDKDGKRLILHEVAKHLRGGKLVLATVASHEPEGYFETYQKAFGALGVTEMTELYVQERAETLLPEKQALFDGAAGVFFSGGDQLRITSQIGDTPLEARVHEIFAAGGVIAGTSAGASVMSETMLVRGSSSESHRIGDLHMAPGLGLIRDVMIDQHFGERGRIGRLLGAVAHNPRMLGIGIDENTAIVVHAGSFRVIGAGAVYVLDGAGVTYSNIADGGQNSALSLTDVRLHVLAHGDSFNLGTRRPNHAPDVESSHELELNQASDT, encoded by the coding sequence ATGACCGAATCAGATAAAAATGCATCTGGCACGCTGATTATCATTGGCGGGCACGAAGACAAAGACGGCAAACGCCTGATTCTCCACGAAGTTGCCAAGCACCTGCGCGGCGGCAAACTTGTCCTTGCCACCGTCGCCTCACACGAGCCGGAAGGCTATTTTGAAACGTATCAGAAAGCATTCGGGGCGTTGGGCGTCACCGAGATGACCGAACTGTACGTGCAGGAGCGGGCCGAAACCCTGCTGCCCGAAAAACAGGCCCTCTTTGACGGCGCGGCAGGCGTGTTCTTTTCCGGCGGCGACCAACTGCGGATCACCAGCCAGATAGGAGATACGCCATTAGAAGCCCGCGTCCACGAGATTTTTGCGGCGGGCGGCGTCATCGCGGGCACCTCTGCTGGGGCCAGCGTCATGAGCGAAACTATGCTGGTGCGCGGCAGCAGCAGCGAATCCCACCGAATTGGCGACCTGCACATGGCCCCCGGTCTCGGCCTGATCCGCGACGTGATGATCGATCAGCATTTTGGCGAGCGCGGGCGCATTGGCCGCCTGCTGGGCGCGGTGGCGCACAATCCCCGGATGCTGGGGATCGGCATCGATGAAAACACGGCGATTGTGGTTCATGCCGGGTCGTTCCGGGTGATTGGCGCGGGCGCGGTCTACGTGCTGGACGGCGCGGGCGTGACCTATTCCAACATTGCCGACGGCGGCCAGAACAGCGCCCTCTCGCTGACCGATGTGCGGCTGCATGTGCTGGCGCACGGGGACAGTTTCAACCTCGGCACGCGCCGCCCCAACCATGCGCCAGACGTCGAAAGCAGTCATGAACTGGAACTGAACCAGGCGAGCGATACCTAG
- a CDS encoding isoaspartyl peptidase/L-asparaginase family protein: MIDPPIWALILHGGAKEIAPEQEEANRRGCLAALVAGQQILKAGGHALDAAEAVLRALENDPTFNAGFGSVPNADGQVEMDAALMDGKTLAVGAVAGIQGVRHPVSVARALLPEMPTLLIGAGARRFAEQSDSPLYGAELCDPAEMLSPQQAASEAAESAGHDTVGCVALDQYGDLVAGTSTGGLNGTLPGRVGDSPLPGCGFYADNTLGGVALSGHGEAISRLMLAGRIMHELERSDVQSAVSAALNHLNRLTDTDKTDAGAIAIDAGGNVGWDHRSPHFAVAYATSQHSPQVFLKR; encoded by the coding sequence ATGATTGACCCACCGATCTGGGCGCTGATCCTGCACGGCGGGGCCAAAGAAATCGCGCCGGAGCAGGAAGAGGCCAACCGCCGGGGATGCCTCGCGGCGCTGGTGGCGGGCCAACAGATTTTGAAAGCAGGAGGCCACGCCCTCGACGCTGCCGAAGCCGTCCTGCGTGCACTGGAAAACGATCCGACCTTTAATGCAGGCTTCGGCTCAGTGCCCAATGCCGATGGGCAGGTCGAAATGGACGCGGCGCTGATGGACGGCAAAACGCTGGCGGTGGGCGCGGTGGCAGGGATTCAGGGCGTGCGTCATCCGGTGTCGGTGGCGCGGGCGCTGCTGCCAGAGATGCCCACGCTGCTGATCGGGGCGGGGGCGCGGCGCTTTGCCGAACAGAGCGACTCGCCGCTCTACGGCGCGGAACTGTGTGATCCCGCCGAGATGCTGTCGCCCCAGCAGGCAGCCAGTGAAGCAGCAGAGTCGGCGGGGCATGACACCGTAGGCTGCGTGGCGCTCGACCAATACGGCGACCTCGTGGCCGGAACCTCTACAGGTGGCCTGAACGGAACCCTGCCCGGACGGGTCGGAGACTCTCCCCTGCCCGGTTGCGGTTTTTACGCCGACAACACGCTGGGCGGCGTGGCTCTGTCCGGTCACGGCGAGGCCATTTCGCGCCTGATGCTGGCAGGCCGAATCATGCATGAACTGGAGAGGAGCGACGTGCAGAGCGCTGTTTCTGCCGCCCTGAATCACTTGAATCGCCTGACCGATACCGATAAAACCGACGCGGGAGCCATTGCTATAGACGCCGGAGGCAACGTGGGCTGGGATCACCGCAGCCCGCATTTCGCGGTGGCCTACGCCACGTCCCAGCACAGCCCACAAGTCTTCTTGAAGCGTTAA
- a CDS encoding DEAD/DEAH box helicase family protein: protein MPPVLRLDRGTLVMKEAPEVLKSLFQWDERSQSWRAPGRVYRAAMEALKRENISVTDEASAFEKLELLYGREVQPYAHQTEALQEWKRAGRQGVVVLPTGAGKTLVAHLALRDTPRSALICVPTLDLLQQWYSGLMAAFPDANVGVLGGGSHDETPLLVSTYDSAAIHAETLAGRYALHVYDEVHHLPSDWTRVVAEMGLAPYRLGLTATPKRSDGRERDLETLVGPLVYHRRPEDLSGGMLADYREVVIRVRLSQHEQRRYDELIAHRNHFLRLAGIQLGSIEGWKQFVMGSGTPQGRSAMLAHREARSLAYGTEGKLRVLEELLANHPDARTLIFTDDNATVYRVSREFLIPALTHQTPTKERHALLEKFRDGTYRVLVTSRVLNEGVDVPEASIAVVLSGTATEREHIQRLGRILRRAEGKNAVLYEVITEGTSEERVSQQRRGQWKPGGGQAREPAGREPNIWENINAPH from the coding sequence ATGCCGCCCGTCCTGCGATTGGACCGGGGCACTCTCGTCATGAAAGAAGCCCCGGAAGTTCTGAAATCCCTGTTTCAGTGGGATGAACGCAGCCAGTCCTGGCGTGCGCCAGGCCGGGTGTACCGCGCCGCCATGGAAGCCCTGAAGCGGGAGAACATCAGCGTCACCGACGAGGCCAGCGCCTTTGAAAAGCTGGAATTGCTGTATGGGCGCGAAGTGCAGCCCTATGCGCACCAGACGGAAGCCTTGCAGGAGTGGAAGCGGGCCGGGCGGCAGGGCGTGGTGGTGTTGCCGACTGGCGCGGGCAAAACGCTGGTGGCGCACCTTGCCCTGCGCGACACGCCCCGCAGCGCCCTGATCTGTGTACCCACGCTGGATCTGTTGCAGCAGTGGTATTCGGGCCTGATGGCGGCCTTTCCCGACGCCAATGTGGGCGTGCTGGGCGGCGGCAGCCACGACGAAACCCCGCTGCTGGTCAGCACCTACGATTCGGCGGCCATTCATGCCGAAACGCTGGCCGGACGGTACGCGCTGCATGTGTACGACGAGGTTCACCATCTGCCCTCCGACTGGACGCGGGTGGTGGCCGAAATGGGCCTCGCGCCCTACCGTTTGGGCCTGACCGCCACGCCCAAACGCAGCGACGGGCGCGAGCGCGACCTGGAAACGTTGGTGGGGCCGCTGGTCTATCATCGCCGCCCCGAGGACCTGTCGGGCGGCATGCTGGCCGACTACCGCGAAGTGGTGATCCGGGTGCGCCTGAGCCAGCATGAGCAGCGCCGCTACGATGAACTCATCGCCCACCGCAACCATTTTTTGCGTCTGGCAGGCATTCAGTTGGGCAGCATCGAGGGCTGGAAGCAGTTTGTGATGGGCAGCGGTACCCCGCAGGGCCGCAGCGCGATGCTGGCGCACCGGGAAGCCCGCAGCCTCGCCTACGGCACAGAGGGCAAATTGCGCGTACTGGAAGAACTCCTGGCGAATCATCCCGACGCCCGCACCCTGATTTTTACCGATGACAACGCCACCGTGTACCGGGTCAGCCGCGAGTTCCTGATTCCGGCCCTGACGCACCAGACGCCCACCAAAGAGCGTCACGCCCTGCTGGAAAAATTCCGCGACGGCACTTACCGCGTGCTGGTCACCAGCCGGGTGCTGAACGAGGGCGTCGACGTGCCTGAAGCCAGCATCGCCGTCGTGCTGTCGGGCACGGCGACCGAGCGCGAACATATTCAGCGGTTGGGGCGGATTTTGCGGCGAGCAGAAGGCAAAAATGCTGTACTATACGAGGTGATTACCGAGGGCACCAGCGAGGAACGGGTGAGTCAGCAGCGGCGCGGGCAGTGGAAGCCCGGCGGTGGGCAAGCGCGCGAGCCAGCGGGCCGCGAACCCAATATCTGGGAGAACATCAATGCTCCCCACTGA
- a CDS encoding DUF779 domain-containing protein: MTQSTPIARVNITDAARELLGRLEVQHGPLMFHQSGGCCDGSSPMCYPRGEFRVGGSDMYLGEIADTPFYMSVSQFEYWQHTQLTVDIVPGRGGGFSVEAPEGVRFLIRSRLYDDAELDHLAPVHPANSLA; the protein is encoded by the coding sequence GTGACCCAGTCCACTCCCATTGCCCGCGTCAACATCACCGACGCTGCCCGCGAACTGTTGGGGCGGCTGGAGGTGCAGCACGGGCCGTTGATGTTTCACCAGTCAGGCGGCTGCTGCGACGGCAGTTCTCCGATGTGCTACCCACGCGGAGAATTCCGGGTCGGCGGCTCTGATATGTACCTCGGTGAAATTGCCGACACGCCGTTCTATATGTCGGTCAGCCAGTTTGAATACTGGCAACACACCCAACTGACCGTAGACATCGTGCCCGGCAGAGGCGGCGGCTTTAGTGTCGAGGCCCCGGAAGGCGTGCGCTTCCTGATCCGCTCACGCCTCTACGACGATGCCGAGTTAGATCATCTGGCCCCCGTTCACCCAGCCAACTCTTTGGCCTAA
- the cphA gene encoding cyanophycin synthetase, with translation MTLPESGSDRAAPSVSLPLPLRILEKGVYRGPHLYSFSPMIRLMLDLGTLESWPSHRLPDFNARLLGLLPSLQAHQCSLGRPGGFVERLHDGTWLGHVSEHVALELQSLAGSRVSRGKTRSVKGRAGVYNVLFAYQEEKVGLLAGRLALQLVDSLLPPELRGVRGLDLVYRDETGSLAALNLPDGSFNLPAALETLSTLVRRTRLGPTTEALVQAARRRGIPVLRMDELSMIQLGHGKNQQRLRASITGQTSHVAVDAASNKNLTKQLLSDAGVPVPRGVVVRSADEAVREAARLGYPLVTKPLDGNHGRGVSTHLTTADEVRSGFVLAAQHSARVILEQHYNGHDHRILVVNGQVVAVAQRVPAQVIGNGVSTVQALIDEVNRDPRRGAGHEAVMTRIRIDAQVKELLAGVGLTLESVPAVGQTVVLRSTANLSTGGTAIDRTDEIHPANALFARRAAQAVGLDIAGIDFLAPDISQSVRDTGGGIVEVNAAPGFRMHLEPSEGQPRDVAHPVIEMLYPRGSRARIPILAVTGTNGKSTTARMVAHVLAAQGLTVGMTSTSGVYIGGELVAPGDATGPKSARMVLRDPTVDVAVIEAARGGMLREGLGFDRADVGAVLNITSDHLGLKGIDTLQDLARLKSLVVNVVGRRGHSILNADDPLTARMRRTAGGQVVYFSMHGLNKLRRHVDGGGLAVVLEDGEIVVYQGGQRLPIMLAAGIPATLGGLAGFNVQNALAASAMCFAHGIPLDDIRRALCTFTSSFEQSPGRLNVHDGHGFRVIVDYAHNPAGLAALSDLVGNLRPQYARTIGMVSIPGDRRNEDIQEMGVIAARTFDDLIFREAPDGRGRASGEVLTLLSKGALEAGFSPERMRRVLHEADAVDASLRMARPGDLVALMPTAIDAVWHQVQTFVPESKAEAQAQPSAFPRPDQRPNTRTDQMGGRSDQPQRAGHD, from the coding sequence ATGACCCTGCCCGAAAGCGGCTCTGACCGCGCCGCGCCGTCCGTATCTTTGCCTTTACCTCTGCGAATTCTCGAAAAGGGTGTGTACCGGGGACCGCACCTGTACAGCTTTTCCCCCATGATCCGGCTGATGCTGGACTTGGGCACGCTGGAGTCTTGGCCTTCTCACCGCCTGCCCGACTTTAACGCCCGGTTGCTGGGGCTGCTCCCCAGCCTGCAGGCCCACCAATGCAGTCTGGGACGGCCTGGCGGCTTCGTGGAACGCCTGCACGACGGTACCTGGCTGGGGCACGTGTCCGAGCATGTGGCGCTGGAGTTGCAGTCGTTGGCAGGCTCGCGTGTGTCGCGGGGCAAAACCCGCTCGGTGAAGGGCAGGGCAGGCGTGTACAACGTGCTGTTTGCCTACCAGGAGGAAAAAGTCGGGTTGCTGGCCGGACGCCTGGCCCTGCAACTCGTGGATTCCCTCTTACCCCCGGAATTGCGTGGCGTGCGCGGCCTAGATCTGGTGTACCGCGACGAAACGGGCAGTTTGGCGGCTCTGAATCTGCCCGATGGAAGCTTCAACTTGCCCGCCGCGCTGGAAACGCTCAGCACCCTCGTTCGGCGCACCCGCCTCGGCCCCACGACTGAAGCGTTGGTCCAGGCGGCCCGGCGGCGCGGCATTCCGGTACTGCGGATGGATGAACTGAGCATGATTCAGCTGGGACACGGCAAAAACCAGCAGAGGCTGCGGGCCAGCATTACCGGGCAAACGTCGCATGTGGCCGTAGACGCGGCCAGCAACAAAAATCTAACCAAGCAACTCCTGTCCGATGCGGGCGTGCCCGTGCCGCGTGGCGTAGTGGTTCGCAGCGCCGATGAGGCCGTGCGGGAAGCGGCTCGGCTCGGCTATCCCCTCGTGACCAAGCCGCTGGACGGCAATCATGGGCGCGGTGTCAGCACGCACCTGACCACGGCCGATGAGGTGCGCTCCGGCTTTGTGCTAGCGGCCCAGCACTCGGCGCGGGTCATTCTGGAGCAGCACTACAACGGGCACGATCACCGGATTCTGGTGGTCAACGGGCAAGTCGTGGCGGTGGCCCAGCGCGTGCCTGCACAGGTGATTGGCAACGGCGTCAGCACGGTGCAGGCCCTGATCGACGAGGTCAACCGCGATCCCCGGCGCGGCGCGGGCCATGAAGCCGTGATGACCCGCATCCGGATAGACGCACAGGTGAAGGAACTTCTGGCCGGAGTAGGCTTAACGTTGGAGTCTGTCCCGGCAGTAGGGCAAACCGTCGTTTTGCGCTCCACGGCCAACCTCTCCACGGGCGGCACCGCCATAGACCGCACCGACGAAATTCATCCGGCCAATGCGCTGTTTGCCCGCCGCGCCGCGCAGGCTGTGGGGCTGGACATCGCGGGCATCGACTTTTTGGCCCCCGATATTTCCCAGTCGGTGCGCGACACGGGCGGCGGAATCGTGGAAGTGAACGCCGCGCCGGGCTTCCGGATGCACCTCGAACCCTCGGAAGGCCAGCCGCGAGACGTGGCCCACCCAGTCATCGAAATGCTGTATCCGCGAGGCTCCCGTGCCCGAATTCCTATTCTGGCCGTGACCGGAACCAACGGCAAAAGCACGACGGCCCGGATGGTGGCGCACGTGTTGGCCGCGCAGGGCCTCACAGTGGGCATGACCAGCACTTCGGGCGTGTACATCGGCGGCGAACTGGTGGCCCCCGGCGACGCTACCGGCCCCAAAAGTGCCCGCATGGTGCTGCGTGACCCCACCGTAGACGTGGCCGTGATTGAGGCCGCACGCGGAGGAATGTTGCGGGAGGGATTGGGATTTGACCGGGCCGACGTGGGAGCGGTGCTGAACATCACATCAGACCATCTGGGCCTGAAGGGCATAGACACGCTGCAAGACCTGGCCCGCCTGAAATCGCTGGTGGTGAACGTGGTGGGACGCCGCGGCCACAGCATCCTGAACGCCGACGACCCCCTGACGGCCCGGATGCGCCGCACGGCGGGGGGCCAGGTGGTGTATTTCTCGATGCACGGGCTGAACAAGTTGCGGCGGCATGTGGACGGCGGCGGTCTGGCGGTGGTGCTGGAAGACGGCGAAATCGTGGTGTATCAGGGCGGCCAACGCCTGCCGATCATGCTCGCTGCCGGGATTCCGGCCACGCTGGGCGGCCTGGCAGGCTTCAACGTGCAAAACGCTCTGGCCGCCAGTGCCATGTGCTTTGCCCACGGCATTCCGCTGGACGACATTCGCCGCGCTCTGTGCACCTTCACGTCTTCGTTCGAGCAGTCGCCCGGACGCCTGAACGTGCACGATGGGCATGGCTTCCGCGTCATCGTGGACTACGCGCACAACCCGGCGGGGCTGGCGGCCCTCAGCGACCTGGTGGGCAATTTGCGGCCTCAGTACGCCCGCACCATCGGTATGGTCAGCATTCCCGGTGACCGCCGCAACGAGGATATTCAGGAAATGGGGGTCATCGCCGCCCGCACCTTCGACGACCTGATTTTCCGCGAAGCGCCGGACGGACGGGGCCGGGCCAGCGGCGAGGTGTTGACACTGCTCTCCAAGGGCGCGCTGGAAGCAGGCTTCTCGCCCGAACGGATGCGCCGCGTGCTGCACGAGGCCGACGCCGTAGACGCCTCGCTGCGAATGGCCCGTCCCGGCGACCTGGTGGCGCTGATGCCTACCGCCATTGACGCGGTGTGGCACCAGGTGCAGACCTTTGTGCCGGAGAGCAAAGCTGAGGCTCAGGCCCAGCCTTCCGCCTTCCCGCGCCCCGATCAGCGCCCCAATACGCGCACCGACCAGATGGGCGGCAGGAGCGACCAGCCTCAGCGAGCAGGCCATGATTGA
- a CDS encoding DUF790 family protein, protein MLPTELLMFRVKAGIVEPRRLKATSGNLALAQTLIDLFTSHVGKQRGELDAELKVLEAGRTDFRVLRGMAHLLTALGTFEAGGDVEPGLVRAKVFELAQAQPPSRAATARVLESAAQVLAVAPEAVASALYADLADQQTLVLFEAPEPAALLERFDLAQAQGTLYRASSLIITARRNEPARYKQLLKYTKFFGLMVTVEGDPDYGFTLTVDGPMSLFGGTTRYGLAMAKFLPALLHVTKWDLSATLKPRKDLAWVDAADEEWSFQLTSEDGYVSHYKPPEDHDSALEAGFADRWAKLDTPWVLEREVDLVPVPGGVIIPDFRLKHPDGRSVLVEIVGYWRPEYLRKKFELLRKSGRIDVIVCVSERLNLDKAGVNITDFGDRIVWFKGVLNPKEVLERAEAGVNGV, encoded by the coding sequence ATGCTCCCCACTGAACTGCTGATGTTCCGGGTCAAGGCCGGAATCGTGGAGCCGCGCCGCCTGAAAGCCACGTCCGGCAATCTGGCGCTGGCCCAAACGTTGATTGACCTGTTCACGTCGCATGTGGGCAAGCAGCGGGGCGAACTGGACGCTGAACTGAAGGTACTGGAAGCGGGCCGAACCGACTTCCGGGTGTTGCGCGGGATGGCGCATCTGTTGACCGCTTTGGGTACCTTCGAGGCGGGCGGCGACGTGGAACCCGGCCTGGTGCGGGCCAAAGTCTTTGAACTGGCGCAGGCCCAACCCCCTAGCCGGGCGGCGACGGCGCGGGTACTGGAAAGCGCGGCTCAGGTGTTGGCGGTGGCCCCCGAAGCGGTGGCATCGGCCCTCTACGCAGACCTGGCCGACCAGCAAACCTTGGTCTTGTTCGAGGCACCCGAACCTGCTGCCTTGCTGGAACGCTTCGATCTGGCACAGGCGCAGGGCACGCTCTACCGGGCCTCCAGCCTCATCATCACGGCCCGCCGCAACGAACCCGCCCGCTACAAGCAACTGCTGAAATACACCAAGTTTTTTGGTTTGATGGTGACGGTGGAAGGCGACCCAGATTACGGCTTTACCCTGACTGTAGACGGCCCGATGAGCCTGTTTGGCGGCACCACGCGCTACGGTTTGGCGATGGCAAAGTTCCTGCCCGCCCTGCTGCACGTGACCAAGTGGGACCTGAGCGCGACCCTCAAGCCCCGCAAGGATCTGGCGTGGGTAGATGCCGCCGACGAGGAATGGTCTTTTCAACTGACCAGCGAAGATGGGTATGTCAGTCATTACAAGCCGCCCGAAGACCACGACAGCGCCCTTGAAGCCGGATTTGCAGACCGCTGGGCCAAGCTGGATACGCCGTGGGTACTGGAGCGCGAGGTGGATCTGGTGCCCGTGCCGGGCGGCGTCATCATCCCCGATTTCCGCCTGAAGCACCCGGATGGCCGCAGCGTGCTTGTGGAAATCGTGGGCTACTGGCGGCCCGAATACCTCCGTAAAAAGTTCGAATTACTGCGGAAATCAGGCCGAATCGACGTGATCGTGTGCGTCTCCGAGCGCCTGAATCTGGACAAAGCGGGCGTGAATATCACCGATTTTGGAGACCGGATCGTGTGGTTTAAGGGCGTGCTGAACCCAAAGGAAGTGCTGGAACGGGCGGAGGCTGGGGTGAACGGCGTTTGA